One stretch of Lactobacillus sp. ESL0791 DNA includes these proteins:
- a CDS encoding DUF2922 domain-containing protein: MAKKVLKLVFANSHNTNKTITISNPKDGLDEATVKAAMDKIAAAKAFGLGEVVIYNSVVGAKYYTTATDNIFNIEDAKNA; this comes from the coding sequence ATGGCTAAAAAGGTATTAAAGTTAGTCTTTGCTAACTCGCACAATACAAACAAAACAATTACGATCAGCAATCCCAAAGATGGTTTGGACGAAGCAACCGTCAAGGCTGCAATGGATAAGATTGCTGCTGCCAAGGCTTTCGGCCTTGGCGAGGTCGTGATTTACAATTCAGTTGTTGGTGCCAAGTACTACACAACTGCGACTGACAACATCTTTAACATCGAAGATGCTAAAAAT